In the genome of Dyadobacter fermentans DSM 18053, the window ACTTCCACCAGCTCGCCCGCCGCCACACGATTTTGTGATACAGGCAAATAAATGATCGCATTCGCCACCGCAAACGACCCGATCACAAACGATTCCTGCCCATCGAGCGACACCACTTCCCCGCCTTCTACCCTCGCTTTCAAAAACTCGTCGCGCTCGCCGTCAAACCGGTAGGCATGTCGCAGCGGCAGCCGCACGCTCCTCAGGAACGGTTCCCCGCTGCCCATCATTTTCCGCAAGGCAGGCAACACATATTCGTAGTAGCAAACCAGTGACGACGCCGGGTTACCGGGCAATGCAAAAATCAATTTATCACCTTTTTTACCAAAAAGAAGCGGTTTTCCCGGCTTCTGCCTCACTTTGTAAAAGATCGTTTCGGCGCCCAATGCTTCCAATGCTTTTCCTACAAAATCATAATCCCCTACCGATATCCCCCCTGACGCGAGCACTACATCGTGTTCATCTATCAATGCTTTCAACGCCGCAATGGTGGCTTCGAGCGCGTCGGAAGCATAACTTACCGTCGCTTCGGCAATCCCTGCATTTGCCAATGCGGCTTTGAGCATATCCGAATTGGACTCATATATTTTGCCCGGCACCAGTGGCTCACCGGCTTTAAGCAGCTCGTCGCCCGTCACCAGCAACCCGATCCTGGGCTTGCCATGAACCGATACTTCGTTCACATCCATGCCCTTCAAAAACCCCACAGCCCCCGGCGACACGAGCGTTCCTTCGGCCAATGCAACGGCACCCTGCTGGATTTGCTGCCCGGCGCGGCGTACATTTTTGCCCTCCGCAACCGGGTATTCGTGGATTTGCACCGCATTACCCGCCACCGAAGTGTTTTCCTGCATCACCACTGCCGTAGCGCCCTCCGGCACCGGCGCACCCGTAAAAATGCGAACCGCCGTGCCTGGTTGCACAGAC includes:
- a CDS encoding molybdopterin molybdotransferase MoeA, which codes for MVTVNEAKEKIIANTSPLAAVTVPLSQALGSFLASDVVAPIALPPFRQSSMDGYAIVHSDVTEPGTALHLTGESKAGQADLPSVQPGTAVRIFTGAPVPEGATAVVMQENTSVAGNAVQIHEYPVAEGKNVRRAGQQIQQGAVALAEGTLVSPGAVGFLKGMDVNEVSVHGKPRIGLLVTGDELLKAGEPLVPGKIYESNSDMLKAALANAGIAEATVSYASDALEATIAALKALIDEHDVVLASGGISVGDYDFVGKALEALGAETIFYKVRQKPGKPLLFGKKGDKLIFALPGNPASSLVCYYEYVLPALRKMMGSGEPFLRSVRLPLRHAYRFDGERDEFLKARVEGGEVVSLDGQESFVIGSFAVANAIIYLPVSQNRVAAGELVEVHLLPL